A region from the Hypericibacter adhaerens genome encodes:
- a CDS encoding NAD(P)/FAD-dependent oxidoreductase, whose translation MADGGIFASGFKETPYWWEAGPRPERPPQPLPPPVDVAIVGAGFTGLVAALTLARAGRRVAVLEAQRLGEGASSRNAGYVGRTLKHSFGSLIDSRGLEGALAIYRDTRAAYDFVYELVEREAISCHLRRSGRFMAALSPRHYDGMARELAIKQRHLGDEFAMVPRAEQHRETGSDLFQGGAMIPEMGSIHPALYVNGLIAAAERAGAGLYDRTAVTGILRETDGFTVATSRGSLKAREVAIATNGYTGSATPWLQRRIVPFNGFMVATEILPRELLDRAAPTNRTYHDWNNNLTYWRRAPDQERLLLGWRTGSPTRDLKAKARRLKGRMDQILPDLKGTKLAHVWTGQCAATFDLWPHIGSQDGMHYGLGYCFAGVPMGSWFGYKLAQRILRANDARTAFDAEGFPTKFYYRGWPWFRPLAVAKFDWEDRRGL comes from the coding sequence ATGGCGGACGGCGGGATCTTCGCGTCGGGATTCAAGGAGACACCGTACTGGTGGGAAGCGGGGCCCCGGCCGGAGCGTCCGCCGCAGCCTTTGCCCCCGCCCGTGGATGTCGCCATCGTGGGTGCGGGCTTCACCGGCCTGGTCGCGGCCCTGACCCTGGCGCGCGCCGGGCGCCGCGTGGCGGTGCTGGAGGCGCAGCGGCTGGGCGAGGGGGCGAGCTCGCGCAATGCCGGCTATGTCGGACGCACGCTCAAGCACAGCTTCGGCTCGCTGATCGATTCGCGGGGGCTCGAGGGTGCGCTCGCGATCTATCGCGACACCCGCGCGGCCTATGATTTCGTCTACGAGCTGGTGGAGCGCGAGGCGATCTCCTGCCATCTCCGGCGCAGCGGCCGCTTCATGGCGGCCTTGAGCCCGCGCCACTATGACGGCATGGCGCGCGAGCTCGCGATCAAGCAGCGCCATCTGGGCGACGAGTTCGCGATGGTGCCGCGTGCCGAGCAGCATCGCGAGACCGGCTCCGATCTCTTCCAGGGCGGCGCCATGATCCCGGAGATGGGCTCGATCCATCCGGCGCTCTACGTGAACGGCCTGATCGCGGCCGCCGAACGCGCGGGCGCCGGGCTCTACGATCGCACCGCCGTCACCGGCATCCTGCGCGAGACGGACGGCTTCACCGTGGCGACCTCGCGGGGATCGCTCAAGGCGCGCGAGGTCGCGATCGCGACCAACGGCTATACGGGATCCGCGACGCCCTGGCTGCAGCGCCGCATCGTGCCCTTCAACGGTTTCATGGTCGCGACCGAGATCCTGCCGCGCGAGCTCCTCGACCGCGCGGCGCCCACCAACCGCACCTATCACGACTGGAACAACAACCTCACCTATTGGCGCCGCGCGCCCGACCAGGAGCGCCTGCTGCTGGGCTGGCGCACCGGCAGCCCGACGCGCGATCTCAAGGCCAAGGCGCGGCGGCTCAAGGGGCGGATGGACCAGATCCTGCCCGATCTCAAGGGCACGAAGCTCGCCCATGTCTGGACCGGGCAATGCGCCGCCACCTTCGATCTCTGGCCGCATATCGGCAGCCAGGACGGGATGCATTACGGGCTGGGCTATTGCTTCGCCGGCGTGCCGATGGGGAGCTGGTTCGGCTACAAGCTGGCCCAGCGCATCCTGCGCGCCAACGATGCCCGCACCGCGTTCGATGCCGAAGGTTTCCCGACGAAGTTCTATTACCGCGGCTGGCCCTGGTTCCGGCCGCTGGCGGTGGCGAAGTTCGATTGGGAGGACCGCCGCGGGCTGTGA
- a CDS encoding LysR substrate-binding domain-containing protein, which translates to MKETNAEGGGRLPPLRGLVTFEMAARLGSFTKAAEGLGLTQPAVSHQIRRLEQHLGRPLFRRDHRGIALTEAGAALFVAVQRGLTGIGEAVREIRGTTAQRVVTIAADVAFSGLWLVPRLAEIKALLPTVELRIITSQWTQNINEIGADLGVLFGDGAWFGTRAELLVPEYAFPVCAPSLLKDGRKFTLEELQRLPLLHLEMPSPVKGASEPWFKWESWFAAAGLPYRPAQPGLSFNNYNFTIQAAIAGQGIALGWRPLVEQILLAGQLVPCADKACSSARGYHLLLPGRGVPGPEVQRFIAWLKTAMAKSPPVPTEGN; encoded by the coding sequence ATGAAAGAAACTAATGCCGAGGGCGGCGGCCGGCTGCCGCCGCTGCGGGGCCTCGTCACCTTCGAGATGGCGGCGCGCCTGGGCAGCTTCACCAAGGCGGCCGAGGGGCTGGGCCTGACCCAGCCGGCCGTCAGCCATCAGATCCGGCGTCTCGAGCAGCATCTGGGCCGCCCGCTGTTCCGGCGCGATCATCGCGGCATCGCGCTCACCGAGGCGGGCGCCGCCCTCTTTGTCGCGGTACAACGCGGCCTCACCGGCATCGGCGAGGCGGTGCGCGAGATCCGCGGCACCACGGCGCAGCGCGTCGTCACCATCGCCGCCGACGTGGCCTTCTCCGGGCTCTGGCTGGTGCCGCGCCTGGCCGAGATCAAGGCGCTGCTGCCGACCGTCGAGCTCAGGATCATCACCTCGCAATGGACCCAGAACATCAACGAGATCGGCGCCGATCTGGGCGTGCTGTTCGGCGACGGCGCCTGGTTCGGCACGCGCGCCGAGCTGCTGGTGCCGGAATATGCCTTCCCGGTCTGCGCGCCTTCGCTCCTGAAGGACGGCCGGAAATTCACGCTCGAGGAGCTGCAGCGCCTGCCGCTGCTCCATCTCGAGATGCCGAGCCCGGTCAAGGGTGCCAGCGAGCCCTGGTTCAAATGGGAGAGCTGGTTCGCCGCGGCGGGGCTGCCCTACCGCCCGGCCCAGCCCGGCCTCTCCTTCAACAACTACAACTTCACGATCCAGGCGGCGATCGCGGGCCAAGGCATCGCGCTGGGTTGGCGACCGCTGGTGGAACAGATCCTCCTCGCCGGCCAGCTCGTGCCCTGTGCGGACAAAGCCTGCAGCTCGGCGCGCGGCTATCACCTGCTGCTGCCCGGCCGCGGCGTGCCGGGACCCGAGGTCCAGCGCTTCATCGCCTGGCTCAAGACCGCCATGGCGAAATCGCCGCCGGTTCCGACGGAGGGCAACTGA
- a CDS encoding ArsR/SmtB family transcription factor, protein MTADALSLTFAALADPTRRAILARLSLGQATVTELAKPFKMSGPGVTKHLKVLERAGLIVRGREAQWRPSRLDARPLKDAAAWLDHYRQFWEASFDRLEDYLNEVQMKGGKGGRTKRR, encoded by the coding sequence ATGACGGCGGACGCCCTCTCCCTCACCTTCGCGGCCCTCGCCGATCCCACGCGGCGCGCGATCCTGGCCCGCCTCTCGCTCGGCCAGGCCACCGTCACCGAGCTGGCGAAGCCCTTCAAGATGAGCGGGCCCGGCGTCACCAAGCATCTGAAGGTGCTGGAGCGGGCGGGCCTGATCGTGCGCGGCCGCGAGGCGCAATGGCGGCCGAGCCGGCTCGACGCCCGCCCGCTCAAGGACGCCGCCGCCTGGCTCGATCACTACCGGCAGTTCTGGGAGGCGAGCTTCGACCGCCTCGAGGACTACCTCAACGAGGTGCAGATGAAGGGAGGCAAAGGTGGCCGCACGAAAAGGCGCTGA
- a CDS encoding SRPBCC family protein, producing the protein MAARKGAEPVAAREAEPADRVLVISRLFDAPRALVYQAFADPKQALQWAGPRDYPAVHIEGDLRPGGPWRTCLKGIEDGRLLWQGGVYLEVVPNEKLVFTFAWDQEDGSAGPETLVTITFADRNGKTLMTFRQAVFNTVANRDGHRGGWNSAFDRLAELLASHR; encoded by the coding sequence GTGGCCGCACGAAAAGGCGCTGAGCCGGTGGCCGCGCGGGAGGCGGAGCCCGCCGACCGCGTGCTCGTCATCTCGCGGCTCTTCGACGCACCGCGCGCGCTCGTCTATCAGGCCTTTGCCGATCCGAAGCAGGCGCTACAATGGGCCGGTCCGCGCGACTATCCGGCGGTCCATATCGAGGGCGATCTCAGGCCCGGCGGCCCATGGCGCACCTGCCTCAAGGGGATCGAGGACGGCCGCCTGCTCTGGCAGGGCGGCGTCTATCTCGAGGTGGTGCCGAACGAGAAGCTGGTCTTCACCTTCGCCTGGGACCAGGAGGACGGGAGTGCGGGGCCGGAGACTCTGGTCACCATCACCTTCGCCGATCGGAACGGCAAGACGCTGATGACCTTCCGGCAGGCGGTCTTCAACACGGTGGCGAACCGCGATGGTCATCGCGGCGGCTGGAACAGCGCCTTCGACCGGCTGGCGGAGCTTCTGGCCTCGCACCGGTAG
- a CDS encoding zinc-dependent alcohol dehydrogenase, translating to MAANSMKAAVLRKIRQKLKIETLPIPEPGHGEILIKVVACGVCHSDLHAIDGDWNPLPNLPLIPGHEVAGTVAGVGTGVTGFRVGQRVGVPWMFSACGTCEFCLAGMETICQKGEATGYSKPGGYAEYMVAPAAFVAKLSPRIDMHEMAPILCAGVTTYRGLKRTNTRPGQWVTIVGIGGLGHIAVQYAAAMGMRVAAVDVSEEKLKLAKRLGAEFVADASKDDPAKLIQEKLGGTHGAIVTAVATRAFEQSIRMLRPGGSVSYIGLPGGKADEIRTSISAITNWELSVRGSNVGTRLDLNEAVAFATNGLVKAKIEKLPLRAVNGIFDRMRRGKIVGRVVLDIG from the coding sequence ATGGCTGCGAACAGCATGAAGGCGGCGGTTCTGCGCAAGATCCGCCAGAAGCTCAAGATCGAGACCCTGCCGATCCCGGAACCCGGACATGGCGAGATCCTGATCAAGGTGGTGGCCTGCGGCGTCTGCCACAGCGACCTTCATGCGATCGACGGCGACTGGAACCCGCTGCCGAACCTGCCGCTGATCCCGGGCCATGAGGTGGCGGGCACGGTGGCGGGGGTGGGCACCGGCGTGACCGGCTTCAGGGTCGGTCAACGGGTGGGCGTGCCCTGGATGTTCAGCGCCTGCGGCACCTGCGAGTTCTGCCTCGCCGGCATGGAGACGATCTGCCAGAAGGGCGAGGCCACGGGCTACAGCAAGCCCGGCGGCTATGCCGAATATATGGTGGCGCCGGCGGCCTTCGTGGCGAAGCTGTCGCCGCGGATCGACATGCACGAGATGGCGCCGATTCTGTGCGCGGGCGTCACCACCTATCGCGGCCTCAAGCGCACCAACACACGGCCCGGCCAGTGGGTCACCATCGTGGGCATCGGCGGGCTCGGGCATATTGCTGTGCAATATGCGGCGGCGATGGGGATGCGCGTTGCAGCGGTCGACGTGTCGGAGGAGAAGCTCAAGCTCGCCAAGCGGCTGGGCGCCGAGTTCGTGGCGGACGCCAGCAAGGACGATCCGGCAAAGCTGATCCAGGAGAAGCTCGGCGGGACCCATGGCGCGATCGTGACGGCGGTGGCGACGCGCGCCTTCGAGCAGTCGATCCGCATGCTGCGGCCGGGCGGCAGCGTCTCCTATATCGGGCTGCCGGGCGGCAAGGCCGACGAGATCCGCACCTCGATCTCCGCCATCACCAACTGGGAGCTCTCGGTGCGCGGCTCGAATGTCGGCACGCGCCTCGACCTCAACGAGGCGGTGGCCTTCGCCACCAACGGGCTGGTCAAGGCGAAGATCGAGAAGCTGCCTCTGCGGGCCGTCAACGGCATCTTCGACCGCATGCGCCGCGGGAAGATCGTCGGACGCGTGGTGCTGGATATCGGGTGA
- a CDS encoding DMT family transporter, with the protein MNAIGLGRRDYAKGVAAMLLATLFWSLSGLFMRIIPQDDVWRIAAWRSGCMSLGLLLFLLTIYGRGTLAQFRAIDRSALLGAAGFFAVGSTLYIVALSLAGTANVACLSNLTPIFAPLLARLVLGERSGPAIWIATALAIAGVFVVFGTDFGQGSAIGNALSLVVAFCFAAQTVWLRRYRDIDLVPAVCLGGLVVFVGVGLVRGGLAISWEAFGWILLMGFLQLALPLILYTRAARWVPAIQMTLIALLDVVLNPFWTWLVVDEVPAMNAIWGGLLILVGVLISVIAGRKPQASAPAPAAAIPEPVGER; encoded by the coding sequence ATGAATGCGATCGGGTTGGGTCGCCGCGACTATGCCAAGGGCGTCGCGGCCATGTTGCTGGCGACCTTGTTCTGGTCGCTCTCCGGTCTCTTCATGCGGATCATCCCGCAAGACGATGTGTGGCGGATCGCCGCCTGGCGTTCGGGCTGCATGTCGCTGGGGCTGCTGCTGTTCCTGCTGACGATCTACGGCCGGGGCACGCTGGCGCAGTTCCGCGCCATCGACCGAAGCGCACTGCTGGGCGCCGCCGGCTTCTTCGCCGTGGGCTCCACCCTCTATATCGTGGCGCTCTCGCTCGCCGGGACGGCCAATGTCGCCTGCCTTTCCAACCTGACGCCGATCTTCGCGCCCCTCCTCGCCCGGCTCGTCCTGGGCGAGCGCTCGGGCCCTGCGATCTGGATCGCGACCGCGCTCGCGATCGCCGGGGTCTTCGTCGTCTTCGGCACCGATTTCGGCCAGGGCAGCGCCATCGGCAACGCCCTCTCGCTCGTGGTGGCCTTCTGCTTCGCGGCCCAGACCGTCTGGCTGCGGCGCTATCGCGACATCGACCTGGTGCCGGCCGTCTGTCTCGGCGGGCTCGTGGTGTTCGTCGGGGTGGGGCTGGTGCGCGGCGGCCTCGCGATCTCGTGGGAAGCCTTCGGCTGGATCCTGCTGATGGGCTTCCTGCAGCTCGCCTTGCCGCTGATCCTCTATACCCGCGCCGCGCGCTGGGTCCCGGCGATCCAGATGACGCTGATCGCGCTTCTCGACGTGGTGCTCAATCCCTTCTGGACCTGGCTCGTGGTCGACGAGGTGCCGGCGATGAACGCGATCTGGGGCGGGCTGCTGATCCTCGTCGGCGTGCTCATCAGCGTGATCGCCGGGCGCAAGCCGCAGGCCTCGGCCCCCGCACCGGCGGCCGCGATCCCCGAGCCCGTCGGCGAACGCTGA
- the betC gene encoding choline-sulfatase: protein MAKRRPNILFLQADQLAASFLPAYGHRVVKAPHISALADRGVLFENFYCNSPLCAPSRFSMMAGALPSRIGAYDNAADFAADIPTFAHYLRLAGYRTALSGKMHFCGPDQLHGFEERLTTDIYPSDYGWFPDWEDFETRPSWYHNMLSVVQAGPCVRSNQLDFDEETVYAARRYIHDAARGTDERPFCLVVSMTHPHDPYAILPEHWNRYRDEDIDLPIVKAGDVPLDPHTKRLRHVSDMDRYEITEAHIRAARRAYYGAISFVDDQVGLLLKALEEVGLADDTIILFTADHGDMQGERGLWYKMSWYENACRIPLIVSRPGLFRPHRVREATSLIDLLPTLAEIAGDGRKPDHAAPIDGRSLLPHLAGNGGHDEVIGEYLGEGVVAPLMMIRRGGEKFVTTPSDPDQLFDLATDPQERRDTAADPAQAGKVAAYRAEAVRRWDMAGLREKVVASQRRRRMVAAALMTGRHASWDFQPMRDASTSYMRNHLVLDDLEYRSRLPHVETPPARA from the coding sequence ATGGCAAAGCGCAGACCCAACATCCTGTTCCTGCAGGCCGACCAGCTGGCGGCGAGCTTCCTGCCGGCCTATGGCCATCGCGTGGTGAAGGCACCGCATATCTCGGCGCTGGCCGATCGCGGGGTGCTGTTCGAGAACTTCTACTGCAACAGCCCGCTCTGCGCGCCCTCGCGCTTCAGCATGATGGCCGGCGCCCTGCCCTCGCGCATCGGCGCCTATGACAACGCGGCCGATTTCGCGGCCGACATCCCGACCTTCGCCCATTATCTCCGCCTCGCCGGCTACCGTACCGCGCTTTCGGGCAAGATGCATTTCTGCGGGCCCGACCAGCTCCACGGCTTCGAGGAGCGGCTTACCACCGACATCTATCCTTCCGACTATGGCTGGTTTCCCGATTGGGAGGATTTCGAGACCCGGCCCTCCTGGTACCACAACATGCTTTCCGTCGTTCAAGCAGGCCCCTGCGTGCGCTCGAACCAGCTCGATTTCGACGAGGAGACGGTCTATGCGGCGCGCCGCTACATCCATGACGCGGCGCGCGGGACCGACGAGCGGCCTTTCTGCCTCGTGGTCTCGATGACGCATCCGCACGATCCCTATGCGATCCTGCCGGAACATTGGAACCGCTATCGCGACGAGGACATCGATCTTCCGATAGTGAAAGCGGGCGACGTGCCGCTCGATCCGCACACGAAGCGGCTGCGCCATGTCTCGGACATGGATCGCTACGAGATCACGGAAGCCCATATCCGCGCCGCGCGGCGCGCCTATTACGGCGCCATCTCGTTCGTCGACGACCAGGTGGGCCTGCTGCTCAAGGCGCTCGAGGAGGTGGGGCTCGCCGACGACACCATCATCCTCTTTACCGCCGACCACGGCGACATGCAGGGCGAGCGCGGGCTCTGGTACAAGATGAGCTGGTACGAGAATGCCTGCCGCATCCCGCTGATCGTCTCGCGGCCCGGCCTGTTCCGCCCGCACCGCGTGCGCGAGGCCACCTCGCTCATCGACCTGCTGCCGACCCTGGCCGAGATCGCGGGAGACGGGCGCAAGCCCGACCATGCCGCCCCGATCGACGGGCGCTCGCTGCTGCCGCATCTCGCCGGCAATGGCGGCCATGACGAGGTGATCGGCGAATATCTGGGCGAAGGGGTGGTGGCGCCTCTGATGATGATCCGGCGCGGCGGCGAGAAGTTCGTGACGACGCCGTCCGATCCCGATCAGCTCTTCGATCTGGCGACGGACCCGCAGGAGCGCCGCGACACCGCCGCCGATCCGGCGCAAGCCGGCAAGGTCGCGGCCTATCGGGCCGAGGCCGTGCGGCGCTGGGACATGGCGGGCTTGCGCGAGAAGGTGGTGGCGAGCCAGCGGCGGCGACGGATGGTGGCGGCAGCGCTCATGACCGGCCGGCACGCATCATGGGACTTCCAGCCGATGCGCGACGCTTCGACCAGCTATATGCGCAACCACCTGGTGCTGGACGATCTCGAATACCGCTCGCGCCTGCCCCATGTGGAGACGCCGCCGGCTCGCGCCTGA
- the radC gene encoding RadC family protein: MGQDRPDGAGAADALERIGITVEPLPGGGIERFAVRGDTYPHRQALQEIGGQWDKLARAWVFESQDPTERLIAVLPIPAEAPAEKPNRPHYWGHRERLRKRAMAGGLGALPDYELLELLLFATVERKDVKPLAKALLERFGSLGGVLAAREEELAGFELVTYSTIVNLRAIAETAVRLGREELKERAILNSIDKVAKHCRTVIGNSPIEQFRVLFLDQRHGLIADELQQTGTVNEVAAYPRQILQRALNLGAVGLVLVHNHPSGNLKPSPGDIEITREIMRAAETLGIALHDHLIVSAGGHISLRQTGKLPR, from the coding sequence ATGGGACAGGACCGGCCGGACGGAGCGGGGGCGGCCGATGCGCTGGAGCGCATCGGCATCACCGTCGAGCCGTTGCCGGGCGGCGGGATCGAGCGGTTCGCGGTGCGCGGCGACACCTATCCCCATCGCCAGGCGCTGCAGGAGATCGGCGGCCAGTGGGACAAGCTCGCCCGCGCCTGGGTGTTCGAATCCCAGGACCCGACCGAGCGGCTGATCGCGGTCCTGCCGATTCCGGCCGAGGCGCCGGCGGAAAAGCCCAACCGGCCGCATTACTGGGGCCATCGCGAGCGGTTGCGCAAGCGCGCCATGGCGGGCGGCCTCGGCGCGCTGCCCGACTATGAGCTGCTGGAGCTGCTGCTCTTCGCCACGGTCGAGCGCAAGGACGTGAAGCCCCTGGCCAAGGCGCTGCTGGAGCGGTTCGGCAGCCTGGGTGGCGTGCTGGCGGCACGGGAAGAGGAGCTTGCCGGGTTCGAGCTCGTCACCTATTCGACCATCGTGAACCTGCGGGCCATCGCCGAGACGGCGGTGCGGCTGGGGCGCGAGGAGCTCAAGGAACGGGCGATCCTCAACTCGATCGACAAGGTCGCCAAGCATTGCCGCACCGTGATCGGCAACAGCCCGATCGAGCAGTTCCGCGTGCTGTTCCTCGACCAGCGCCACGGGCTCATCGCCGACGAGCTGCAGCAGACCGGCACGGTCAACGAAGTGGCGGCCTATCCGCGCCAGATCCTGCAGCGCGCGCTCAACCTCGGCGCCGTCGGGCTGGTGCTCGTCCACAACCATCCCAGCGGCAATCTCAAGCCTTCGCCCGGCGACATCGAGATCACGCGCGAGATCATGCGGGCCGCCGAGACCCTGGGCATCGCGCTCCACGACCATCTGATCGTGAGCGCCGGCGGCCACATCAGCCTGCGCCAGACCGGCAAGCTGCCGCGCTAG